TGCTGACGGTTGTCTTGACCAACTCGACGATGACATCCCTGTTCTGATTCTTCAGGACCACGGGGGTGGAGATGCCATAGTCCGGGTTGAACATGAATTGCTCGCGCAACGCATGCTCCGGGGAGAACAGCGAAAATAATCTCAAGAAAAAAGCCGCCAGGAGAATCAACAGGCACAGCACGGCAAAGTATTGATCCAATCCGTAGACATTCAGCTGATAGAAAGAGATCAGAATATCGATGACATCGCAGACTATGCTGAGCAACAATCCGATGACCAGGGTATGAAGAAAGGCGCCGTTGGGACGTTGTGTGAACAACAGGACCGCGCAGTAGAGTAGGAGGAGCAGGATGATGGCCGCGTCCAGCCGCAGAATGTGCGGCAGGATGCCGGGTGGACCGGCTTTGAAAGGAAACCGGCTGACGGACAACGCCTGATGCCAAAAGTCCGCATTCAATGCCACCGCCGCCATTACAGACAGCGTGTAGAGGACGCCCCTGGGCCAATGCCAAAAAAGATATCGGAGCGTGAGATAACACGCTCCGATCAACAACAGCGTATAAAAGATCGCCCAATTATAAAAAGACAGATAGTAGCTGAGGATGTTGCTGCCGAAAAGACCCTGCTTTCCGGTGAACGGAATGATCAGACCCGCTGCAGTGAACAGGAAGGTGAGGGCAAAATGACCGTACACATCCCAGAACAGGCGATCCCGCCCTGCAATGTACAGAGCGACCACGCTTAAAAGGAAATACATGGAAAAATTCACCCAACTCATAAAAGGACGTGGTTGGTGCGGCAGGCAATACATGAGATTGAGGCCGCCTAAAAACAGAAGCCATAGAGCCAGCGCCCTTTTGATGATTTGTGCAAGTGTTAACGAAGACCCGAGCATTTTTTCAATGTAGTGCTGTTCAATTTAAAGTATCCGGCGGCGGCGGCAACGGATTGGGGTTGATGGTGCCTATCAACGCATTCGCCCGGGCTGCCTCCTCCTCGTCCTTGGTAATAATAATTATCTTTTCTTCGCCAAATTTAGCATCATTTTGGATTAAAACAAGCGTTTTTTCGTTGTCCTGGTCCGAGGAATAGATGTCAGTGACAACGACTAAACTGAATAAGAACAGGATCCCCAAAAAAGCAGAAATCATTATTTTTTTCACATCGCGGTTCATCTTGTACTCCTGTCAATAGGATGAGTGGCCTTCGGTTAACTGTGATATTCGGGTCCTCGTTATCATACGCAAAAATTGACGAAAAAACAATAAAAATAGTCATTTTATGCCAATGTAGTCAGTTTAATTCGGGCTAAGCCGGCGGCCCGTACAACAGCCGCACCGCCGGTTTTGGCGGCAAACCGATTGAATGATAGTACCATCATCGAGATATTTTGGCGAAAATCGGCCGGCTTTTTTTATTTTAACGCCCTCATCGATAGAAAGAGAATCTGTTTTGTTTATTGCGGATTCTTTACTATCTTTGCATAATTTTCGAGAAAGGAGAAGCCAGCATGGGCGGTTTTTTCGGCGTTGTTTCAACTCAGGATTGCATTCAGGATCTTTTCTACGGCACAGATTATCATTCGCATCTCGGCACTCGACGGGCCGGATTGGCGGTGCAGGGCAGCCTCGGCATCAGCCGTTCCATCCACAACATTGAAAACTCGCAGTTCCGCTCCAAATTTACCGAAGACATCGACAAACTCAGTGGCCGCATCGGCATCGGCGTGATCAGCGATTTCGAGGCCCAGCCGCTGCTCATCGGCTCTCACCTGGGCACCTACGCCATCGCCACAGTGGGCCGGATCAGCAATCTCGACGAGCTGGTGCGTCAGACCCTGTCGGACCGACGCGCTCACTTTTCAGAGATGAGCGGCAACCGCACCAATCCCACGGAACTGGTCGCCACTATCATCAACCAGGAGGATTCTCTGGAGGCTGGCATCGAAAAGGTGCAGGAGGTCATCCAAGGCTCATGTTCGCTGCTGGTGCTGACCGACAAAGCGATCTATGCCGGCCGCGACCGGAACGGCAGGACTCCTATCAGTTTGGGGAAAAAGGAAACCGGATTTGCAGTGACCTTTGAAAGTTGCGCCTTCTCCAATCTGGGCTATCACTTTCTCCGCGATTTGGGGCCGGGTGAGATCGTCCGCATCACCGCGGAAGGCATTGAGGGGCTGAGAGCCCCGCTGAAAAAAATGAAAATATGTTCATTCCTCTACATCTATTACGGCTATCCCTCCAGCAGCTACGAAGGCGTAAACGTCGAGTGGGTGCGCAACCGCTGCGGCGCGGCGCTGGCGCGCTCCGACAAGGTCTCCATCGACCTGGTCGGCGGCATTCCGGATTCCGGCGTGGCCCACGCGCTGGGCTATTCCAACCAGTCCGGTATCCCCTATCAGCGCGGGTTCGTCAAATACACGCCGACCTGGCCGCGCAGCTTTATGCCGCCGAACCAGCAGATGCGTGATCTGATCGCCACCATGAAACTGATGCCCATCCAAGAGATCATCAA
The nucleotide sequence above comes from bacterium. Encoded proteins:
- a CDS encoding amidophosphoribosyltransferase; this encodes MGGFFGVVSTQDCIQDLFYGTDYHSHLGTRRAGLAVQGSLGISRSIHNIENSQFRSKFTEDIDKLSGRIGIGVISDFEAQPLLIGSHLGTYAIATVGRISNLDELVRQTLSDRRAHFSEMSGNRTNPTELVATIINQEDSLEAGIEKVQEVIQGSCSLLVLTDKAIYAGRDRNGRTPISLGKKETGFAVTFESCAFSNLGYHFLRDLGPGEIVRITAEGIEGLRAPLKKMKICSFLYIYYGYPSSSYEGVNVEWVRNRCGAALARSDKVSIDLVGGIPDSGVAHALGYSNQSGIPYQRGFVKYTPTWPRSFMPPNQQMRDLIATMKLMPIQEIIKGKRTLWCEDSIVRGTQLKDTIQRLYDCGAKEVHMRVACPPLLYICPYLNFSQSRSELDLAARQAILAVHGAPVDSLEAYQQPGTEAYNAMVNQIQQRLHLTSLKYQTIEDMVKAISLAEEKLCTFCWNGRG